Proteins encoded by one window of Aptenodytes patagonicus chromosome 11, bAptPat1.pri.cur, whole genome shotgun sequence:
- the VPS35 gene encoding vacuolar protein sorting-associated protein 35, with protein MPTTQQSPQDEQEKLLDEAIQAVKVQSFQMKRCLDKNKLMDALKHASNMLGELRTSMLSPKSYYELYMAISDELHYLEVYLTDEFAKGRKVADLYELVQYAGNIIPRLYLLITVGVVYVKSFPQSRKDILKDLVEMCRGVQHPLRGLFLRNYLLQCTRNILPDEGEQADEETTGDISDSMDFVLLNFAEMNKLWVRMQHQGHSRDREKRERERQELRILVGTNLVRLSQLEGVNVERYKQIVLPGILEQVVNCRDALAQEYLMECIIQVFPDEFHLQTLNPFLRACAELHQNVNVKNIIIALIDRLALFAHREDGPGIPADIKLFDIFSQQVATVIQSRQDMPSEDVVSLQVSLINLAMKCYPDRVDYVDKVLETTVEIFNKLNLEHIATSSAVSKELTRLLKIPVDTYNNILTVLKLKHFHPLFEYFDYESRKSMSCYVLSNVLDYNTEIVSQEQVDAIMNLVSTLIQDQPDQPAEDPDPEDFADEQSLVGRFIHLLRSDDPDQQYLILNTARKHFGAGGNQRIRFTLPPLVFAAYQLAFRYKENSKVDDKWEKKCQKIFSFAHQTISALIKAELAELPLRLFLQGALAAGEIGFENHETVAYEFMSQAFSLYEDEISDSKAQLAAITLIIGTFERMKCFSEENHEPLRTQCALAASKLLKKPDQCRAVSTCAHLFWSGRNTDKNGEELHGGKRVMECLKKALKIANQCMDPSLQVQLFIEILNRYIYFYEKENEAVTIQVLNQLIQKIREDLPNLESTEETEQINKHFHNTLEHLRLRRESPESEGPIYEGLVL; from the exons CCAACAACACAGCAGTCTCCTCAGGACGAACAGGAAAAACTCCTGGATGAAGCCATTCAGGCTGTGAAGGTGCAGTCTTTCCAGATGAAGAGATGCTTG GACAAAAACAAGCTCATGGATGCTCTGAAACATGCTTCCAACATGCTTGGTGAGCTGCGGACTTCTATGTTGTCTCCAAAGAGCTATTATGAGCTCT ATATGGCAATTTCTGATGAGCTACACTACTTGGAAGTCTACCTGACCGATGAATTCGCCAAAGGAAGGAAAGTGGCAGACCTTTATGAGCTAGTACAGTACGCTGGAAATATTATTCCAAGACT GTATCTCCTGATAACAGTAGGTGTTGTCTATGTCAAATCATTTCCACAGTCCAGGAAAGATATTTTGAAAGACCTGGTGGAGATGTGCCGTGGAGTACAGCATCCTCTTAGAGGCCTCTTTCTTAGAAACTATCTCCTGCAGTGTACCAGGAATATCTTACCAGATGAAGGCGAGCAAGCAGA TGAAGAAACTACTGGAGACATCAGTGATTCGATGGATTTTGTGCTGCTGAACTTTGCTGAGATGAACAAACTTTGGGTGCGAATGCAACACCAGGGCCATAGCCGggacagagagaaaagggagcGAGAAAGGCAGGAGCTGAGAATCCTAGTAGGAACAAACCTGGTTCGCCTCAGTCAGTTAGAAGGTGTTAACGTGGAGCGATATAAGCAG ATTGTTCTGCCTGGAATATTGGAGCAAGTTGTAAACTGTAGAGATGCTTTAGCTCAGGAGTACCTCATGGAGTGCATCATACAG gtttttCCAGATGAATTTCATCTCCAAACCCTGAACCCATTTCTCAGAGCCTGTGCTGAGCTGCACCAAAATGTGAATGTGAAAAATATAATCATTGCTTTAATTGACAG GTTAGCTTTATTTGCACATCGTGAAGATGGACCTGGTATCCCAGCAGATATCAAACTGTTTGACATCTTTTCACAGCAGGTTGCTACTGTTATACAG TCTCGCCAGGACATGCCCTCAGAGGATGTGGTATCTTTGCAAGTTTCTCTCATTAACTTGGCTATGAAATGCTACCCAGACCGTGTTGATTATGTTGATAAGGTGTTGGAGACAACCGTGGAAATATTCAATAAACTTAATCTGGAACA taTTGCAACAAGCAGTGCTGTTTCAAAGGAGCTGACTAGACTTTTGAAAATCCCTGTTGATACTTACAACAATATCCTGACAGTTCTGAAACTAAAACATTTTCACCCACTCTTTGAATACTTTGATTACGAGTCCAGGAAGAGCATGAGTTGTTACGTGCTTAGCAATGTATTGGATTATAACACAGAAATTGTGTCCCAAGAACAG GTTGATGCTATCATGAATTTGGTATCCACGCTGATCCAGGATCAACCGGATCAGCCTGCTGAAGATCCTGACCCTGAGGACTTTGCTGATGAGCAGAGTCTTGTGGGAAGATTTATTCATCTTTTGCGTTCAGATGACCCTGACCAACAGTATCTG ATCCTAAACACTGCCCGGAAACACTTTGGTGCAGGTGGGAACCAACGTATTCGTTTTACACTGCCACCATTGGTTTTTGCTGCATACCAGCTTGCTTTTCGCTACAAAGAGAACTCCAAAGTG GATGACAAATGGGAAAAGAAGTGCCAGAAGATCTTCTCATTTGCTCATCAGACCATCAGTGCTCTGATCAAAGCAGAACTGGCAGAGCTGCCTCTCCGTCTCTTCCTACAAGGAGCACTGGCTGCAGGAGAGATTGGCTTTGAGAATCATGAAACTGTGGCCTATGAATTCATGTCCCAG GCCTTCTCTCTCTATGAAGATGAAATTAGTGATTCAAAAGCACAGCTGGCTGCAATCACCTTGATAATTGGGACATTTGAGAGGATGAAGTGCTTCAGTGAGGAGAACCATGAGCCTTTGAGGACTCAGTGTGCGCTGGCAGCCTCTAAGCTCCTTAAGAAGCCAGACCAATGCCGGGCTGTGAGCACTTGTGCCCATCTGTTTTGGTCTGGCCGAAATACTGACAAGAATGGAGAGGAG cttCATGGAGGAAAAAGAGTGATGGAATGCCTAAAGAAGGCTCTGAAGATAGCAAATCAGTGCATGGACCCTTCTCTGCAAGTCCAACTTTTCATAGAAATTCTGAATAGATATATCTatttttatgaaaaggaaaatgaggcG GTGACAATTCAGGTTTTGAATCAGCTTATACAGAAGATAAGAGAAGATCTCCCAAACCTTGAGTCtactgaagaaacagaacaaattaaCAAACACTTTCACAACACACTGGAGCACTTGCGTCTGAGGAGGGAATCACCAGAATCTGAGGGGCCAATTTATGAAGGTCTTGTTCTTTAG